One Spinacia oleracea cultivar Varoflay chromosome 4, BTI_SOV_V1, whole genome shotgun sequence DNA segment encodes these proteins:
- the LOC110805680 gene encoding 9-cis-epoxycarotenoid dioxygenase NCED1, chloroplastic: MATASSSNWGVVTSNKPKFSSSKKSQFHFVNSSLQLPLLDSPKKSSTKTCQPQKKITSFPKESNTKPFSRENKLSKPQWNPIQKVAAAALDMVEKVLNTRECEQPMPKTADPKVQIAGNFAPVPEQPVQRSLPVTGAIPECIRGVYVRNGANPLYEPVAGHHFFDGDGMIHAVQFNSDGSASYSCRFTETNRFVQERALGRPIFPKAIGELHGHTGIGRLLLFYSRALFGLLDQTNGIGVANAGVVYFNNRLLAMSEDDVPYQVRVTPSGDLKTVGRYDFNGQLKSTMIAHPKVDPVSGEMFALSYDVVKRPYLKYFWFKADGTKSPDVEINLESATMMHDFAITENNIVIPDSQVVFKLQEMIGGGSPVVFDKEKTSRFGILPKYATDGSQIQWVDVPDCFCFHLWNAWEEPETDEIVVIGSCMTPADSIFNETDENLTSVLSEIRLNRKTGISTRREILPTSQKMNLEAGMVNRNKLGRKTQFAYLAIAEPWPKVSGFAKVDLFTGEVKKFMYGDDKYGGEPLFLPNHTNSSQSEDGGYILAFVHDEMNWTSELQIVNATNLDLVATVKLPSRVPYGFHGTFINATDLQRQA, from the coding sequence ATGGCAACTGCTAGTAGTAGCAATTGGGGAGTTGTAACCTCTAATAAACCAAAGTTTAGTtcatcaaaaaaatcccaatttCATTTCGTTAATTCTTCACTCCAATTACCATTACTCGACTCTCCTAAGAAATCTTCTACTAAAACTTGTCAACCGCAGAAGAAAATCACCAGTTTTCCCAAGGAGAGTAATACGAAGCCTTTTTCTAGAGAGAATAAATTATCTAAGCCGCAGTGGAATCCTATCCAGAAGGTGGCCGCGGCCGCCTTGGATATGGTGGAGAAGGTTTTAAACACGCGTGAATGTGAGCAACCAATGCCGAAAACGGCTGACCCTAAGGTACAAATTGCTGGGAATTTCGCCCCGGTTCCGGAGCAACCCGTTCAACGGAGTCTTCCTGTAACCGGTGCGATCCCGGAATGTATCCGTGGTGTGTATGTAAGGAATGGAGCGAACCCGTTGTATGAGCCTGTAGCCGGGCATCATTTCTTTGATGGAGATGGTATGATTCATGCTGTCCAGTTTAACTCCGATGGGTCTGCAAGTTACTCTTGCCGGTTCACTGAGACTAATCGATTTGTTCAAGAACGGGCTTTGGGTAGACCCATTTTCCCCAAAGCAATTGGTGAGCTTCATGGTCATACTGGAATTGGAAGGCTGTTATTGTTCTACTCCCGTGCATTGTTTGGTCTTCTTGATCAAACTAATGGCATCGGAGTTGCCAACGCTGGGGTTGTTTACTTTAACAACCGTCTTTTAGCTATGTCCGAAGACGATGTTCCGTACCAAGTGAGGGTTACACCTTCAGGAGACTTGAAAACTGTTGGGCGTTATGACTTTAATGGACAGCTTAAGTCTACTATGATTGCTCACCCTAAGGTAGACCCGGTTTCCGGTGAGATGTTTGCTTTGAGTTACGATGTTGTTAAGAGGCCGTACTTGAAGTATTTCTGGTTCAAAGCTGACGGTACGAAATCTCCTGATGTCGAGATCAACCTGGAGTCTGCTACTATGATGCATGACTTTGCGATCACCGAGAATAACATCGTTATTCCCGACTCTCAGGTGGTGTTCAAGTTGCAGGAGATGATCGGGGGAGGCTCCCCTGTTGTATTTGACAAGGAGAAAACATCCAGGTTTGGAATTTTACCGAAATACGCTACTGACGGTAGTCAAATTCAGTGGGTGGATGTCCCTGATTGTTTCTGTTTCCATCTCTGGAATGCGTGGGAGGAGCCTGAAACCGACGAGATTGTTGTGATTGGATCCTGCATGACTCCTGCAGATTCCATCTTCAATGAAACCGACGAGAATCTTACTAGTGTGTTATCCGAAATCCGGTTGAACAGGAAAACCGGAATCTCCACCCGCCGAGAAATCCTCCCTACTTCACAGAAAATGAACCTGGAGGCAGGTATGGTGAATAGGAATAAACTCGGCCGTAAAACCCAGTTTGCGTACCTCGCCATTGCTGAGCCATGGCCGAAGGTATCTGGGTTTGCTAAAGTTGACTTGTTCACTGGTGAAGTCAAAAAGTTCATGTATGGAGATGACAAATACGGGGGTGAGCCTCTATTTCTTCCAAACCATACGAATTCATCACAAAGCGAAGACGGCGGTTACATTCTCGCATTCGTTCACGACGAGATGAACTGGACATCGGAGCTACAGATTGTCAATGCCACAAATTTAGACCTGGTTGCGACAGTCAAGCTACCTTCAAGGGTACCTTATGGGTTCCATGGAACTTTCATCAATGCTACCGATTTACAGAGGCAAGCATAG